In a single window of the Candidatus Acidiferrales bacterium genome:
- a CDS encoding ABC transporter permease — protein MKKGARQLLFYLFLLALWQLIAELKIWPPYLFPTPRSVLEALRAGFTDQSFWVSLGVSTRRIALGYGLSVVLGISLGLLIATSRFLKETLGGLVVSLQSLPSLCWLPLAVLWFGLSEKAILFVVVMGSLLSVTISTELGVRHVPKIYSMAGRNLGARGLSLFVFVLLPASLPHLVSGLKQGWAFAWRSLVSGEMIFVSLGLGHLLMMGRDLNDMSQVVAVMVLIVTIGFLVDGLLFRTIEKRIHQKWGTAMPA, from the coding sequence ATGAAAAAAGGCGCTAGACAATTGCTTTTCTACCTCTTCCTGCTGGCCCTCTGGCAACTCATTGCGGAGCTGAAGATCTGGCCACCCTATCTATTCCCAACTCCCCGAAGCGTTCTGGAGGCCTTGCGGGCAGGCTTTACCGACCAGAGTTTTTGGGTCAGCTTGGGCGTCAGTACGAGACGGATAGCTCTGGGCTACGGCCTCTCGGTGGTTTTGGGCATTTCGTTGGGCCTTCTCATTGCCACCAGCAGGTTCTTGAAAGAAACCCTGGGAGGACTGGTGGTGAGCTTGCAGAGCCTGCCCAGCCTGTGTTGGTTGCCGCTGGCCGTGCTCTGGTTCGGCCTCAGTGAGAAAGCGATCCTTTTCGTTGTCGTGATGGGTTCATTGCTCTCTGTCACGATCAGCACGGAACTGGGAGTTCGCCATGTCCCGAAGATCTATTCCATGGCTGGCCGCAATCTGGGAGCGCGCGGCCTTTCCCTCTTTGTGTTTGTGCTCTTGCCTGCCAGCCTCCCCCATCTGGTTTCGGGATTGAAACAGGGGTGGGCATTCGCCTGGCGCTCTTTAGTCTCCGGGGAAATGATCTTCGTGAGCCTCGGCCTCGGCCATCTGCTCATGATGGGCCGCGACCTGAATGATATGAGCCAAGTCGTCGCCGTGATGGTATTGATCGTGACCATTGGCTTCCTGGTGGATGGCCTACTCTTTCGGACCATTGAGAAAAGGATCCACCAGAAGTGGGGCACGGCGATGCCGGCCTAG